The genomic stretch GCAGACATcaatctcttcctctttgttgaTTGAGTTGATCGGTTTAGTGCTCttcgttgtgtttttttttttacctttgatAAGATCAATTCGTTCATGAAGAGGTTCAGAGGATTCAGGGTGGGGCGGCGGCTCGCCGGGTTGTGGAGCCGCGTCGCCGGCCGCTGTCCCCGCCGGCGTCCCACTAGCTACGTCCGCCTCGAGCCGGACGGAGAGCCCGACCTTTTCGAGCTCTCGTGGGCGGCCAAGTTCCTTTGCTGGGGCCGCCTCCTCCTCCCCCGCTGCCTGCGCCTCGGCGACGCGGGAGGAGCAGGAACCGCCGGCGGGAGGAGGAGGACGCTCGCGGAGTCGCCTGCTCGAGAGGGCCAAGCGGATGGCAAAGGACCGGGGTTTCGACCGCCGCCGAGAGGGCACCTGGCGGTGTACGTCGGGTGCGAAGGGGATGGCGCGCCGCCCCGGCGGCGGTACACCGTGCCCGTCATTTACTTCAACCATCCTCTGTTCGCGGAGCTGCTCCGGGAGGCGCAGGAGGAGTTCGGCTTCCACCACCCCGGCGGAATCACCATCCCTTGCCCCGCCGCCGAGTTCGAGCGCGTCCGAAGGAtcatcgccgccgccgccgctaaaAACGACCATGAGAAGCTCCTCCGTAGGAGCATCTCCGCTCCTCTCTAAATTCTCACTCTAATAAATACTTTAGATCGACCATTTGTCTCTTACTTCTCCATCAATCTGCCAAAAGCTCAATCTtcacctttttcttttttttttccgtgAAATAATTTCAcagataaaataaaaataaaagacgaGGTCAAAAAGAACCCCAGAACCCTGTATTTCAACCCGCAATTGAAACCTTCCAAACCACAAATAACCCTAAACCCCAAAGCGGCGGAAACCACCGCAGTGGTAGGTTTTGCTGCCGAATAGGACAGCCAATAAAGTTGTGGTTATAATAATTAATTGCAGGAAAAATCGTCTAGTCCGTAATATATTGTCTCCTCCTGATTCCTTAGATCATTTATTTATATGTCAAATCATAATTGAAatccaattaaaattaattatgaaatatctAAATTCACCTTCCAATTTAGATTATAATTTAAATTGAGATTGACGATCAAATTTTGATCATAATTCAACGTACAAATTatgaaaagaatttaaaagaaatCATATGATAAAAAATGATTCATTTATCTCCAACAATTCCGTTAATCAATCCTAGA from Zingiber officinale cultivar Zhangliang chromosome 5B, Zo_v1.1, whole genome shotgun sequence encodes the following:
- the LOC121987545 gene encoding auxin-responsive protein SAUR36-like; amino-acid sequence: MKRFRGFRVGRRLAGLWSRVAGRCPRRRPTSYVRLEPDGEPDLFELSWAAKFLCWGRLLLPRCLRLGDAGGAGTAGGRRRTLAESPAREGQADGKGPGFRPPPRGHLAVYVGCEGDGAPPRRRYTVPVIYFNHPLFAELLREAQEEFGFHHPGGITIPCPAAEFERVRRIIAAAAAKNDHEKLLRRSISAPL